The nucleotide sequence CACCATCGGCATCACCGCTGCCCGCCAGCGCGGCGAGGCCCTTGAACACGTCCTCCTCTACGGCCCGCCCGGCCTCGGCAAGACCACCCTCGCCCACATCATCGGCCATGAGATGGACGTCAACGTCCGCATCACCTCCGGCCCCGCCATCGAGCGCCCCGGCGACCTCGCCGCCGTCCTCACCGGCCTCCAGCCCAACGACATCCTCTTCATCGACGAGGTCCACCGCCTCAGCCGCGTCGTCGAGGAGGTCCTCTACCCCGCGATGGAAGAGTTCGCCATCGACATCGTCATCGGCAAGGGCCCCGGCGCACGCAGCCTCCGCCTCAACCTCAAGCCCTTCACCCTCATCGGCGCGACCACCCGGTACGCGATGGTCAGCGCCCCCCTGCGTGACCGTTTCGGCCTCGTCCACCGCCTCGAGTTCTACGAGACCGCAGACCTCCAGCAGATCATCTCCCGCTCCGCAAGCATCCTGCAGGTGGAAGCCGGCGACGACGGCCTCGCCGAGATCGCCCGCCGTTCCCGTGGCACCCCCCGCGTCGCCAACCGCCTCCTCCGCCGCGTTCGCGACTACGCCCAGGTCGCCG is from Chloroflexota bacterium and encodes:
- the ruvB gene encoding Holliday junction branch migration DNA helicase RuvB, which codes for MEERLVSSAEQIEDTGLDRTLRPRRLADYVGQGRVKENLTIGITAARQRGEALEHVLLYGPPGLGKTTLAHIIGHEMDVNVRITSGPAIERPGDLAAVLTGLQPNDILFIDEVHRLSRVVEEVLYPAMEEFAIDIVIGKGPGARSLRLNLKPFTLIGATTRYAMVSAPLRDRFGLVHRLEFYETADLQQIISRSASILQVEAGDDGLAEIARRSRGTPRVANRLLRRVRDYAQVAANGAITKDVALDCLSRLEVDSLGLDMVDHQVLRSIVEKFGGGPVGLETISASISEDADTVMDVYEPFLLQLGFLERTPRGRVATRLAYEHLGLEYTPGKTPPPSPQLTMDGMEAQ